One segment of Theobroma cacao cultivar B97-61/B2 chromosome 9, Criollo_cocoa_genome_V2, whole genome shotgun sequence DNA contains the following:
- the LOC18587706 gene encoding 3-hydroxyisobutyryl-CoA hydrolase-like protein 2, mitochondrial has protein sequence MQRVKGLVKARHSFQRLGFLSHQRCFSAHPNYAPNYDFQDEVLVEGRAKSRAAILNRPSALNALTAPMAARLKRLYESWEENPDIGFVLMKGSGRAFCSGVDAVTLYHLLNDGKVEECKRFFETLYKFVYVQGTYLKPHVAILDGTTMGCGGGISLPGMFRLVTDKTVFANPETQLGFHPDAGASFYLSRLPGYFGEYLALTGEKLNGVEMIACGLATHYCLNARLAWIEERLGNMTNDDPAAIESSLAQYGDLVYPDRSSVLRRIDTIDKCFSCDTVEEIIDSLENEAAGAYDDWCKTVLKNMKEASPLSLKVTLQSIREGRFQSLDQCLAREYRMSLAGISKRVSNDFSEGIRARLVDKDFAPKWDPPSLEDVSKDMVDCYFSSLGELEPELVLPTALREPYI, from the exons ATGCAGAGAGTGAAAGGTTTAGTAAAAGCAAGGCATTCATTTCAAAGACTTGGGTTCCTCTCCCATCAAAGATGCTTCTCTGCACATCCAAACTATGCCCCAAATTATGATTTCCAGGACGAG GTTTTAGTGGAAGGAAGAGCTAAATCAAGAGCAGCCATTCTTAATAGACCTTCTGCTCTCAATGCACTTACCGCCCCAATG GCAGCACGGTTGAAGAGATTGTATGAATCATGGGAAGAGAACCCCGATATTGGATTTGTCTTAATGAAG GGTAGTGGCAGGGCTTTCTGTTCTGGCGTTGATGCTGTTACTCTCTATCACTTACTTAACGATG GGAAAGTTGAAGAATGTAAACGGTTTTTCGAGACACTGTATAAGTTTGTATATGTACAAGGAACGTATCTAAAGCCACAT GTCGCAATCTTGGATGGTACAACGATGGGATGTGGAGGTGGAATTTCTCTCCCAGGGATGTTTCGTTTAGTGACTGATAAAACT GTTTTTGCTAATCCAGAGACTCAATTAGGATTCCATCCTGATGCAGGGGCTTCGTTTTATCTTTCTCGCCTACCTGGTTACTTTG GGGAATATTTAGCTCTAACAGGAGAAAAGCTTAATGGTGTTGAAATGATTGCCTGTGGCCTTGCTACCCACTATTGCTTAAATGCT AGACTTGCTTGGATTGAAGAACGCCTTGGTAACATGACGAATGATGATCCCGCTGCCATAGAGTCTTCTCTTGCACAGTATGGTGACCTTGTTTATCCAGATAGGAGCAGCGTTCTTCGCAG GATTGACACAATTGATAAATGTTTCAGCTGCGACACTGTTGAGGAAATTATTGATTCTCTG GAAAATGAGGCAGCTGGTGCATATGATGACTGGTGCAAGACGGTGCtcaaaaatatgaaagaaGCCTCACCATTGAGCTTGAAAGTGACTCTACAATCT ATACGAGAAGGTAGATTTCAATCTCTTGATCAGTGTCTGGCACGTGAATATCGGATGTCCCTTGCTGGGATCTCCAAACGGGTCTCTAATGATTTCTCTGAG GGTATTCGAGCCCGGTTAGTGGACAAGGATTTTGCTCCCAAG TGGGACCCTCCAAGCCTGGAAGACGTGAGTAAAGACATGGTCGACTGCTACTTCTCCTCACTCGGGGAATTAGAACCTGAGTTAGTGCTGCCAACAGCCTTGAGAGAACCTTACATCTGA
- the LOC18587705 gene encoding phospholipase D Z yields MEVRYSIIISLVLFLLVNLSLPRFTESLPRCKAWLVQSIPTDMPHLPRVPGVLSTGDVFKWLAYNSTDKLDIIAQYWQLKAHPEDSRSGDYGYSKDDMQRFGAHQGFSVYTALENAADRDVDIRLLQHSGVYPDYTQEPSSLASRRPNVKSVTLLLDKWWGSGIVHAKVWISDNRDVYIGSANNDWKSLTQVKEVGIYLVGCPKVARKVGVYFQNLWRLAHLNFSAYTTTVLDQQWQIQRKVPCWSHFIESDMRCTPRLPRFVEIPYVAGYPTLSDPKMLKLIIDAPGVGYISSVPQSSYLSFAPPELSFGRFQPDEQAWLDTIKSVGDGGTVRISTMDWLGQSQYTERTVYWSSLSTAVSEVVFSKHAKVKILVAYWAHFIDNTDLYLKSLLYSNVLCSSSKYNKCSGKVEIRYYKVPGYNLTGPATHKGKRTSNIYPAYTRVNHGKYAVSDVRAHIGTSNLVWDYFYATAGVSFGTYNPAIVSQLQEIFDADWNSPYAVPVEELGDGHAYSS; encoded by the exons atggaGGTTAGGTACAGTATCATCATATCGTTAGTGTTGTTTCTCTTGGTCAACCTGTCCCTTCCACGTTTCACCGAATCGTTGCCACGATGCAAAGCTTGGTTGGTCCAATCAATCCCAACAGACATGCCTCATCTCCCTCGTGTCCCTGGTGTCCTTTCTACCG GCGATGTGTTCAAGTGGTTGGCCTACAACTCAACGGACAAGCTAGATATAATAGCTCAGTATTGGCAGTTAAAAGCACATCCAGAGGATTCTCGATCAGGGGATTATGGATACTCAAAGGATGATATGCAACGGTTTGGTGCCCATCAAGGTTTTTCTGTTTATACAGCCCTGGAAAATGCTGCTGATCGAGATGTTGATATAAG ATTACTACAGCACTCTGGAGTCTATCCTGACTACACCCAAGAGCCCTCCAGCCTTGCTTCAAGAAGACCAAATGTCAAGAGTGTGACTTTATTACTTGATAAATGGTGGGGTTCAGGCATTGTCCATGCAAAAGTTTGGATATCAGATAATCGAGATGTATATATAGGATCAGCAAACAATGACTGGAAATCTTTAACTCAG GTGAAGGAAGTTGGAATTTATCTTGTTGGTTGTCCAAAAGTAGCGAGAAAGGTTGGGGTCTACTTTCAGAATCTATGGAGACTTGCACATCTTAATTTTTCAGCTTACACAACAACAGTATTAGACCAACAATGGCAGATTCAAAGAAAAGTTCCCTGCTGGTCGCATTTCATTGAATCTGACATGAGATGCAC GCCACGCCTTCCTCGTTTTGTGGAGATTCCTTATGTGGCAGGCTATCCTACACTGTCAGACCctaaaatgttgaaattgattattgatgcTCCTGGTGTTGGTTATATAAGTTCAGTGCCTCAATCAAGCTATTTGTCTTTTGCTCCACCAGAG CTGTCATTTGGCAGGTTCCAGCCTGATGAACAGGCATGGCTAGATACGATTAAATCTGTTGGAGATGGAGGGACTGTAAGGATCAGTACTATGGACTGGCTTGGTCAATCCCAATATACGGAGCGAACAGTTTATTGGTCATCTCTTTCAACTGCTGTCTCAGAG GTTGTCTTCTCTAAACATGCAAAAGTGAAGATACTGGTAGCATACTGGGCACACTTTATCGACAACACTGATCTCTACCTGAAGTCACTTCTCTACTCCAATGTCCTCTGCTCATCTTCAAAGTACAACAAATGTTCAGGCAAAGTTGAGATCAGGTACTACAAGGTGCCAGGTTACAACCTGACTGGACCTGCCACTCACAAAGGAAAGCGAACTAGTAATATCTACCCGGCCTACACCAGAGTCAATCATGGTAAATATGCAGTCAGTGACGTTCGTGCACACATTGGTACCAGCAATCTCGTTTGGGATTATTTCTATGCAACAGCAGGAGTCAGCTTCGGGACGTATAATCCTGCCATTGTTTCACAGCTTCAAGAAATCTTCGATGCAGATTGGAACTCGCCCTATGCTGTTCCAGTTGAAGAGTTGGGTGATGGTCATGCTTATTCTAGTTGA